AAGAGGAGGAGATATAATCTGAATCACTCAATTCTAATCAGCACGAgtgaacaaaaaacaaaaaaaaattgaatggtcttaaactattcaaaaatatatagcagtaatttaaacaagaaaatgcTGCTAAAATTCTTGTGATCAGCAGAAACAAGgtcaccatttttttttgttttaactttCTTTCAACTGACGTTGATGTGTTAAAGAAAAaaccttgttcaactaattGGAAATTTCTTTCTATTGCTATTCGCAGGTTAGTTCTTTAAATTCCTCTGTACCTTTCattattaatctatttttttttccttaatataatattaaagatTTGAACACCCTTTTCCTTTTCTAGATAGTCTCTACGTGTATTAAAGTTAGAAAGGGAGCTTATTATAATCTAATTGACTATATATAGTAAGCTCCAATTACTTGAAAAAGCATGTTCAATCTTtatgatttttgagtaattGGCTTGTGATTCTTGGTATTGGGatactttttaaatatgttGATAAAGTTTCAATCTTTATGATTTTTGAGTGGTCATAACTGTATCTCATTGTGTATATTTGGTTTATCTCATTGTGCAGAAACTCAGAAAGACAAGGTTtttggttgttgttgatgatgaatgAGTGCATTATACATCTGTTTGTGTAAGCCAAAGTCGGTTAACTTTCTTATTATGCGATTTTTATAATCGTTGATATTGTTTGAAATTAGTGGATAGACTCTAGTGGGTATCTACTAGGCTGAGGTGAGAAGTTAACATAAAAGGAAAGACAAAACTTGGGAATTGTTTTAGGCTACCTGAGGTGTCTATTGTTTCAGCATGTCTGTTGCTTTGTTGTGGGTTGTTTCTCCAAATTCTGAGGTCTTAAATGGGACAGGATTCTTGGATTCAGTCCGAGAAGGGAACCGGGGTTTGGAATCATCCAGGTTCCCATCTCGGAATAGGAATTCGATGTGGAAAGGGAGATTCAAGAAAGGTGGGAGACAGGAGTGgaattttgggtttttaaaTGCAGATTTGAGATATTCGTGTTTAGGAAGATCAAGAACTGAGAATGGAAAGAGTTTTTCTGTACAGTCCAGTTTGGTGGCTAGTCCAGCTGGAGAAATGGCTGTGTCATCAGAGAAAAAGGTGTATGAGGTGGTATTGAAGCAGGCAGCTTTAGTGAAGAGGCATCTGATATCTACTGAGGACATAGAAGTGAAGCCGGATGTTGTTGTTCCGGGTAATTTGGGCTTGTTGAGTGAAGCATATGATCGTTGTGGCGAAGTATGTGCAGAGTATGCAAAGACATTTTACTTAGGTCAGTCTCAGCCTTTGTTTTTATCTGTTCTTTAGTTTACAAAATCTTGGTTAAGGTATTAGTTGATGAAGACAGAATTTAATCTTTTTGTTTGGTTCTTATTTAGGAACCATGCTAATGACTCCAGACAGAAGAAGAGCTATCTGGGCAATATATGGTGatgtttcaactttcaagacATGTAGTATTTCTATGTATATATCTGTGCTTAACTGAGGACATAAAAAGAGAATTATATTTTAGTTAGACATGGAATATTATAGGTGCAAGTTGATCTCTACTAGCTTGTGAAACATTATTATATGCATAAAGAGAAGAGATCTAATTTCTTATACCATATACAACAGTCAAACTTAGTGGAAGAAATGCTAAATTATTAGACTGGATCCACAGAAGTGTAACATGCTATCTGTTTGTTTTATCAGCTTTCTTGGGAATCTTTGacataatttcaacttttcGCTGGCCGGTAGTTATGCTCTTTATGCTGTTATACAGTCCAAAAGGTTAAAGAAAGTAGCATTCACTAACAACATTCTGGTCTCTAGGTGTATAAAACTAGTGATCTGATTCTCTTTACCGTTTCGTTTAGCAGTCTTAAAAGTTTGGTCAAGGTTTGTGCATAGTCAATTGTGGTATATCTGGTAATTTTGGTGCTTTCATGTATTCCGTTTCCAAGAAGGACTAGATCTTGCCATTGAGAAATTTCcacttaaaattgaaaaaatatgtggTGTTTCTGGCTTGCTCGTTAGATTAATTTGTAGTTCAAGCAAGTTAAGCATATTTATAAATGACCTTGTTGTCTGAAAGCTGTGGTCTTTTTAAACAGTGTGGTGCAGGAGAACTGATGAGCTTGTTGATGGCCCTAATGCATCACACATAACTCCACAAGCTTTAGATAGGTGGGAGGCCAGGCTGGAAGATATTTTCAACGGGCGGCCATTTGATATGCTTGATGCAGCTTTATCCGATACTGTTTCCAGATTTCCTGTTGATATTCAGGTTAGTCTCTCTAATTCTATCACCATTATCTTCTCCAGATTCAGATTCTATTCTCTTTTGCTGAGTGCTTTTCTGATGCAAGTACTTGTGGAATTCGATACTTCTCTTCTTTGTATTTCTATCTCTTTCTAATATCATTATCtacttatatttgttattttattagtaGCAAATTAGGCAACTAGTTTTCATTTGCTATCACTGGTGGCTGACGTTTATCTTGTGTTTAATAACCTCTCCATGTGAAGTATTTGATTATTCATCTACCTGGTGCAGCCATTCAGAGATATGGTTGAAGGAATGCGTATGGACTTGTGGAAATCCAGATACAACAACTTT
The Solanum stenotomum isolate F172 chromosome 12, ASM1918654v1, whole genome shotgun sequence DNA segment above includes these coding regions:
- the LOC125847726 gene encoding phytoene synthase 2, chloroplastic, which translates into the protein MSVALLWVVSPNSEVLNGTGFLDSVREGNRGLESSRFPSRNRNSMWKGRFKKGGRQEWNFGFLNADLRYSCLGRSRTENGKSFSVQSSLVASPAGEMAVSSEKKVYEVVLKQAALVKRHLISTEDIEVKPDVVVPGNLGLLSEAYDRCGEVCAEYAKTFYLGTMLMTPDRRRAIWAIYVWCRRTDELVDGPNASHITPQALDRWEARLEDIFNGRPFDMLDAALSDTVSRFPVDIQPFRDMVEGMRMDLWKSRYNNFDELYLYCYYVAGTVGLMSVPIMGIAPESKATTESVYNAALALGIANQLTNILRDVGEDARRGRVYLPQDELAQAGLSDEDIFAGRVTDKWRIFMKKQIQRARKFFDEAEKGVTELSSASRWPVLASLLLYRKILDEIEANDYNNFTRRAYVSKPKKLLTLPIAYARSLVPPKSTSSPLAKT